A section of the bacterium genome encodes:
- a CDS encoding glycosyltransferase, whose product MMPKNDKILSVVVVAYNEEEHIAQCIDSILQQITSYAYHVIVVDDGSTDQTADILNSYQDLIQIIHTKNQGPSHARNLAIQSTQSPWLAFFDADAVLDEHCIETLLVQALTLTKDNTRSFSVGGKQSVSPKAQNCEKNTAQFLQSLSFASDYLHEAEDLQRVNHVPSCNVIYSTKSLQAVRGFDERLWPCEDLDLDIRLTKVLDHQVFYCPKANIFHRRPKTYWSLLRMFYRYGFGHGLLVKKHGLCQKIHALPILSLILIMLLGICMFQSFCSSLLIVLGICLFNFIFWLLIRKQLKEAVLFSCLLMMCIPVWNFGFASAMFANKTRFAHD is encoded by the coding sequence ATGATGCCAAAGAATGATAAAATCTTAAGCGTTGTTGTTGTTGCATACAATGAAGAAGAGCATATCGCTCAATGCATCGACTCTATACTTCAACAAATCACGTCTTATGCTTACCATGTCATTGTTGTAGATGATGGATCAACGGACCAAACTGCTGATATCTTGAATAGTTATCAAGACTTAATTCAAATTATTCACACCAAAAACCAAGGTCCTAGCCATGCCCGCAATCTTGCAATACAATCTACACAAAGTCCGTGGCTTGCTTTTTTTGATGCGGATGCTGTTCTAGACGAGCATTGTATTGAAACTTTGTTGGTTCAAGCTCTAACACTTACAAAAGACAATACACGTTCTTTTTCTGTAGGAGGAAAACAAAGTGTTAGCCCTAAGGCACAAAACTGTGAAAAAAATACAGCTCAGTTTTTACAAAGCTTAAGCTTTGCATCAGACTATTTGCATGAGGCAGAAGACCTTCAAAGAGTAAATCATGTCCCAAGTTGTAACGTTATTTATTCGACCAAGAGTCTCCAAGCGGTCAGAGGTTTTGATGAAAGACTGTGGCCCTGTGAAGATCTTGACTTGGATATTCGATTAACAAAAGTGTTGGATCATCAGGTTTTTTATTGTCCAAAAGCCAATATTTTTCATAGGCGTCCCAAGACCTACTGGAGTTTATTAAGAATGTTTTATCGGTATGGTTTTGGCCATGGTTTATTGGTCAAAAAGCATGGGTTATGTCAAAAGATACATGCGTTACCTATATTAAGCTTAATCTTGATTATGTTATTGGGGATTTGCATGTTTCAGTCTTTTTGCAGCAGTTTGCTTATCGTTTTAGGAATTTGTTTATTTAATTTTATATTTTGGCTTTTAATAAGAAAACAGTTAAAAGAAGCCGTGTTGTTTTCATGTTTGTTAATGATGTGTATACCCGTTTGGAACTTTGGTTTTGCAAGCGCAATGTTTGCCAACAAAACTCGTTTTGCCCATGATTAA
- a CDS encoding glycosyltransferase family 2 protein: MINLSLIIPAYNEGSHIFEVLDQAAHRISSYQQKNPQFKGELIVVNDGSFDQTQEEIDKFSKVHLDKYKQLSFHCVSYKKNQGYGAALKHGFAAAKGEYLSFMDGDRTIDAQTVLGLYEQLKSNPDKHMATGQRFSSKSSKMPKVRKLGNVIFAQLLSFLSGKRITDTASGVRVFDREALNKMLPLPNGLHFTPAMSSKAVHEDIEVLEVPIDYYDREGKSKLSVVKDGWRFFHVIVSIVMMYNPFKILFLVGMGLIIIGLVFMMPLIRSFYQHEAILFSDYIYRSLGAFSLIVMGTQAILLGVLARFIVSTFFKRYEKDWLIQKLNQYLRVYENMIAYGSVILLIGASILTAFFIRYLAIGGLHTHWVVILLSSGFMIVGGQMITSGILMNVLKDIKQALKEGDAF, from the coding sequence ATGATTAATTTATCACTCATAATCCCAGCTTATAATGAAGGCTCACATATTTTTGAAGTTTTAGATCAGGCAGCACACAGAATTTCAAGCTATCAGCAGAAGAATCCACAATTTAAAGGTGAGCTTATTGTGGTTAACGATGGTTCTTTTGACCAGACTCAGGAAGAGATTGATAAATTTAGCAAAGTTCATTTGGATAAATATAAGCAGCTTAGCTTTCACTGCGTCAGTTACAAAAAAAATCAAGGTTATGGAGCGGCACTCAAGCACGGTTTTGCTGCAGCAAAAGGTGAATATTTATCTTTTATGGATGGAGATAGAACTATTGATGCGCAAACGGTTTTGGGATTGTATGAACAGCTGAAGTCTAATCCCGATAAACACATGGCTACAGGGCAGCGTTTTTCAAGCAAATCCAGTAAAATGCCCAAAGTGAGAAAATTGGGTAATGTTATATTTGCTCAGTTATTGAGCTTTTTGTCCGGTAAAAGAATCACAGATACGGCTAGCGGGGTTAGGGTTTTTGACCGTGAAGCTTTAAATAAAATGTTACCTCTGCCAAATGGACTCCATTTCACTCCAGCGATGTCGAGTAAAGCCGTACATGAAGATATAGAAGTTTTAGAGGTGCCGATCGATTATTATGATCGAGAGGGAAAATCAAAGTTAAGTGTCGTCAAAGATGGATGGCGTTTTTTTCATGTTATTGTCAGTATTGTGATGATGTACAACCCTTTTAAAATATTGTTTTTAGTGGGTATGGGCTTAATCATTATTGGACTAGTTTTTATGATGCCTTTAATCCGGTCTTTTTATCAACATGAAGCCATTTTGTTCAGTGATTATATTTACCGGTCTTTGGGGGCTTTTTCATTAATAGTCATGGGAACACAAGCGATTCTCTTGGGTGTTCTAGCGCGATTTATTGTTTCTACATTTTTCAAACGCTATGAAAAAGATTGGCTGATACAAAAACTTAATCAGTATCTGCGTGTTTATGAAAATATGATTGCCTATGGTTCAGTCATTTTATTAATAGGGGCTAGCATTTTAACGGCATTTTTTATTCGCTATCTAGCAATAGGGGGGTTACATACGCACTGGGTTGTTATCTTGTTATCTTCTGGTTTTATGATAGTGGGGGGACAAATGATCACCAGTGGGATCTTAATGAATGTTTTAAAAGATATTAAACAGGCACTGAAAGAGGGAGATGCATTTTGA
- a CDS encoding phosphoribosylaminoimidazolesuccinocarboxamide synthase — translation MNQAPLYQGKAKQIWSHSEGLYTMRFTDCATAFNAKKKADIAGKGILNRDICYTIYQYLEEQGIATHLVEVSGESDLIVKQLKMIPVEVIVRNISAGSLCKRLGIKPDQEIKPPIMELNLKSDPLDDPLINEDHITWMKLASPEQIQEMKAISSKINEALQAMFLKCDILLADFKVEFGVDANGKIVLGDEITPDGCRLWDKNSKKILDKDVFRRDLGSLTEAYEEVYRRLSSI, via the coding sequence TTGAATCAAGCACCATTGTATCAGGGTAAAGCAAAACAAATATGGTCACACAGTGAAGGGCTCTACACGATGCGTTTTACCGATTGCGCAACTGCATTCAATGCCAAGAAAAAAGCAGATATCGCAGGTAAAGGTATTTTAAACCGGGATATTTGCTATACAATCTATCAATATCTTGAGGAGCAAGGAATTGCTACGCATTTGGTAGAAGTTTCAGGCGAAAGTGATTTGATTGTTAAACAATTAAAGATGATCCCTGTAGAAGTCATTGTGAGAAATATTTCTGCGGGAAGTTTATGTAAACGTCTGGGGATTAAGCCTGATCAAGAAATAAAGCCGCCCATTATGGAATTAAATTTAAAAAGTGATCCCTTAGATGATCCCTTAATCAATGAAGATCATATTACTTGGATGAAATTAGCCAGTCCAGAGCAAATTCAAGAAATGAAAGCCATCAGCAGTAAAATCAATGAAGCCTTGCAAGCAATGTTTTTAAAGTGTGATATTCTGCTAGCAGATTTTAAGGTAGAGTTTGGTGTTGATGCTAACGGTAAGATCGTGTTGGGTGATGAAATAACCCCTGATGGATGTCGTTTGTGGGACAAAAATAGTAAAAAAATTCTTGATAAAGATGTTTTTAGACGTGATTTAGGCAGTTTAACAGAAGCATATGAAGAGGTTTATAGGAGGCTAAGCAGCATATGA
- the purS gene encoding phosphoribosylformylglycinamidine synthase subunit PurS, which translates to MSYKTKVKIMLKPEVLDPQGQAIKKSLLRSGYEQINDVRVGKSIELVFDEKPSDEELKKLSETILSNPVIEVCSYES; encoded by the coding sequence ATGAGTTATAAAACCAAAGTTAAAATAATGTTAAAACCCGAAGTGCTTGATCCACAAGGACAGGCCATTAAAAAAAGCTTGTTAAGATCAGGATATGAGCAAATTAATGATGTTAGAGTTGGGAAAAGTATAGAGCTTGTTTTTGATGAAAAGCCCAGCGATGAAGAGTTAAAAAAACTAAGTGAAACAATCTTAAGCAACCCAGTCATAGAGGTTTGCAGCTATGAGTCTTAA
- the purL gene encoding phosphoribosylformylglycinamidine synthase subunit PurL: MSLKQEAFNQGLNEEEYNKILSILEREPNSVELSIFAVMWSEHCSYKSSRVHLKKLPTKSDRVVQGPGENAGVIDIDDGDYLAFKIESHNHPSYIEPFQGAATGVGGILRDIFAMGARPVAVLDSLHFGELSHPKTPMLMKGVVGGISHYGNCMGIPNLGGETRFAKCYNGNILVNAMAMGLVSEETIQKGIAQGAGRVVIYLGAPTGSDGVHGATMASEEFNEDSEAKLPTVQVGDPFYQKILMEACMEMVEQKLLFGIQDMGAAGITCSTFEMSAKGNSGMDIDLDKIPRRQANMTPFELFLSESQERMLLVVDPEKVEQVLAIAKKWNIDCAEVGVVKDEPHVTAYFKGEKVVDLPVMPITEEAPLYHRPYTQPELGQGTLTQEQVFKLLGENIEAALSKVLSCNTAGLKNNIFDQYDSTVRSDTVMGPGYEAGVLRIKGKDKKIAVTVDSKAALCQSNPKLGIMHTVAESVLNLACVGAKAIGITNCLNFGNPEEEKIMGQFVQTIEGLSEAAQFFETPVTGGNVSFYNQTQEVNIYPTPSIGMIGLIEHQEVSVTNCFSHEGDVIYLLDHDDELHTYYNSMLTEDVLQQPNLECPPINLEAVKNLQQALIDLNSQNLLHTAKDLSDGGLWLALVEACVHKFNPIGAHIEINSESEAHLLQALLLEKPGRALVAFKPEHQVKVDACLVKNKIQFSQLGITGGNVIELNQGQYRQTIAEVKQQMSRHWL; encoded by the coding sequence ATGAGTCTTAAGCAAGAAGCTTTTAATCAAGGTCTTAATGAGGAAGAATACAATAAAATTCTTTCTATTTTAGAAAGAGAGCCAAACTCTGTTGAATTGAGTATATTTGCTGTAATGTGGAGTGAACACTGCAGTTACAAAAGCTCTAGAGTTCACCTAAAAAAATTACCCACTAAAAGTGATCGAGTTGTACAAGGCCCAGGTGAAAATGCAGGTGTCATTGATATTGATGATGGGGACTATTTAGCTTTTAAAATTGAAAGTCATAATCATCCTTCATACATAGAACCGTTTCAAGGAGCAGCCACAGGTGTTGGGGGGATTTTAAGAGATATTTTTGCCATGGGAGCAAGGCCTGTTGCGGTTTTAGATTCATTGCATTTTGGTGAGTTATCACACCCCAAAACACCGATGTTAATGAAAGGCGTTGTTGGGGGTATCTCCCATTATGGTAATTGCATGGGGATTCCAAATTTAGGTGGCGAGACTCGTTTTGCTAAATGTTACAATGGTAATATTTTAGTGAATGCCATGGCCATGGGATTGGTCTCTGAAGAAACCATACAAAAAGGTATTGCTCAAGGAGCCGGAAGAGTTGTAATTTATTTAGGTGCTCCAACAGGCTCAGATGGTGTGCATGGAGCAACCATGGCATCTGAAGAGTTTAACGAAGACTCCGAAGCAAAATTACCTACAGTACAAGTGGGAGATCCTTTCTACCAAAAAATACTCATGGAAGCCTGTATGGAAATGGTAGAACAAAAGCTTTTGTTTGGGATTCAGGATATGGGAGCTGCAGGTATCACTTGTTCTACGTTTGAAATGAGTGCTAAAGGCAACAGTGGAATGGATATCGATTTGGATAAAATTCCACGCAGACAAGCCAATATGACACCATTTGAGTTGTTTTTATCGGAGTCTCAGGAAAGAATGTTACTCGTGGTAGATCCAGAAAAAGTAGAGCAAGTCTTGGCTATAGCCAAAAAGTGGAACATTGATTGTGCTGAAGTCGGTGTGGTCAAAGATGAACCTCATGTAACAGCCTATTTTAAAGGAGAAAAGGTCGTAGATTTGCCAGTGATGCCGATTACTGAAGAGGCTCCATTGTATCATCGTCCTTATACTCAACCAGAATTAGGGCAAGGCACTTTGACCCAAGAGCAGGTGTTTAAGCTTTTGGGAGAAAATATTGAAGCAGCCCTGAGTAAAGTCTTATCGTGCAATACAGCAGGTTTAAAAAACAATATTTTCGACCAATACGATTCCACCGTGCGATCTGATACTGTTATGGGGCCAGGTTATGAAGCAGGCGTATTAAGAATAAAAGGAAAAGATAAAAAAATCGCAGTTACGGTTGATAGTAAGGCAGCCTTATGTCAAAGCAACCCAAAGCTGGGTATCATGCATACAGTGGCTGAATCAGTATTGAATTTGGCATGTGTTGGCGCAAAGGCTATTGGCATAACCAATTGTCTTAATTTTGGTAACCCAGAGGAAGAAAAGATCATGGGACAGTTTGTGCAAACCATAGAAGGTTTGAGTGAAGCAGCCCAATTTTTTGAAACACCCGTTACGGGTGGAAACGTTAGTTTTTACAATCAAACCCAAGAAGTTAATATTTACCCTACACCAAGCATTGGCATGATAGGCCTTATTGAACATCAGGAAGTTTCGGTTACCAATTGTTTTAGCCATGAAGGAGATGTTATTTATTTACTTGACCATGATGATGAATTGCATACTTATTACAACAGTATGCTGACAGAAGACGTCTTGCAACAGCCTAACTTAGAATGTCCCCCCATTAACTTAGAAGCAGTTAAAAATCTTCAACAAGCCTTAATTGATTTAAATAGCCAAAATCTTCTGCATACTGCCAAAGATTTGTCTGATGGTGGATTGTGGTTAGCTCTTGTTGAGGCTTGTGTACACAAGTTTAATCCAATAGGGGCCCATATTGAAATTAACAGTGAGAGTGAAGCCCATCTATTGCAAGCTCTGCTCTTAGAAAAGCCTGGAAGAGCTCTTGTTGCATTTAAGCCTGAACATCAAGTAAAAGTTGATGCCTGTTTGGTTAAAAATAAAATTCAATTTTCTCAACTTGGAATAACAGGTGGCAATGTTATTGAATTAAATCAAGGACAATACAGGCAAACTATTGCTGAGGTGAAACAACAAATGTCAAGGCATTGGCTGTAG
- the purF gene encoding amidophosphoribosyltransferase has translation MCGIFGVHNHDEASNMVYLGLYALQHRGQEGAGIISTDGQELYRIRKQKLVADAFNEHSFEFLKGDSAIGHVRYSTTGGNIQRNLQPFVASLEEGEVSVAHNGNLTNFDQIKASLAKEGAIFHSTMDTEAILHLIARQDKSLALEDKIAESLKLLKGAFSLLFLSKHQLIAARDPWGLRPLCMGKTKDGKWLFSSETCAFDLLEAEYIRDVKPGELVVVDNNSKDKEPRSIQYSKATPAKCIFEHVYFSRPDSKVFSKDVYSSRKNLGRILAQETKDLKADLVMAVPDSGVLAAMGYAEESKLPFEMGMIRNHYVGRTFIEPKQSIRGFGVKVKLNPVKDILAGKRIVVIDDSIVRGTTSKKIIKMLKAAGASHVSLLISSPPFVSPCYYGIDTPKKEDLIASQMNVKELKDYIDADTLHFLSIEGMYKAMEATKDEFCDACFTENYPV, from the coding sequence ATGTGTGGAATTTTTGGCGTTCATAATCATGATGAAGCATCCAATATGGTTTATTTGGGGCTTTATGCTCTTCAACATCGAGGGCAAGAGGGTGCAGGTATTATATCTACAGATGGACAAGAACTCTATAGAATTAGAAAGCAAAAGCTTGTAGCGGATGCTTTTAATGAACACTCATTTGAATTTTTAAAAGGTGATAGTGCAATTGGACATGTAAGGTACTCAACCACAGGCGGTAATATTCAAAGAAACCTTCAACCTTTTGTAGCCAGTCTTGAAGAGGGAGAAGTTTCTGTTGCTCACAATGGTAACTTAACTAACTTTGATCAGATCAAAGCCTCTCTTGCCAAAGAAGGGGCAATTTTTCACTCTACCATGGATACTGAAGCCATATTGCATTTGATAGCTCGTCAAGATAAGTCTTTAGCTTTAGAAGATAAAATTGCTGAATCTTTAAAATTACTCAAAGGTGCTTTTTCACTTTTATTTTTGAGTAAACATCAGTTGATTGCAGCTAGAGATCCTTGGGGCTTAAGACCTTTGTGTATGGGAAAAACCAAAGACGGTAAGTGGTTGTTTTCTTCTGAGACCTGTGCTTTTGATTTATTGGAGGCCGAGTATATACGTGATGTTAAACCTGGAGAGCTTGTTGTTGTTGACAACAATAGTAAGGATAAGGAGCCACGTTCAATTCAGTACAGTAAAGCGACACCAGCAAAATGTATTTTTGAACATGTTTACTTTTCAAGACCGGACTCTAAAGTATTTAGCAAGGATGTCTACAGCTCACGTAAAAACTTGGGAAGGATTTTAGCGCAAGAAACCAAAGATTTAAAGGCTGATTTGGTCATGGCGGTACCGGATTCAGGCGTTTTGGCGGCTATGGGCTATGCTGAAGAAAGTAAATTGCCTTTTGAAATGGGGATGATCAGAAATCATTATGTTGGGAGAACGTTTATTGAACCCAAGCAGTCTATTCGTGGTTTTGGTGTAAAAGTAAAACTCAATCCAGTCAAAGATATATTGGCAGGTAAACGCATTGTTGTGATTGATGATTCCATTGTGAGAGGAACCACAAGTAAAAAAATTATTAAAATGCTAAAAGCCGCTGGTGCTAGCCATGTTTCTCTGCTTATCAGCTCTCCGCCATTTGTCAGTCCTTGTTATTACGGTATTGATACGCCAAAAAAAGAAGATTTAATTGCTTCTCAGATGAATGTTAAAGAACTTAAAGATTATATTGACGCGGATACACTTCACTTTTTAAGCATAGAAGGTATGTATAAAGCCATGGAGGCAACAAAAGATGAGTTCTGTGACGCATGCTTCACAGAAAATTATCCAGTCTAA
- a CDS encoding zinc-ribbon domain-containing protein, with amino-acid sequence MSISKPLTFECGRCGSMYGISHEDLGQAGAKITCPKCYAFFYLKPSRDDIKPPIIEKIASRDGEYQGSSPPPIPGEKTTEKILSEAIEALSYPAIKDEQAVYPVSNDSAEHKKIEDSSNEPDSDDPTNSLIQHHIPNSEDALEPLATADAESNNLVEELWHKDSMIEQEIHKLPDSPNTAEQSALNFGLEEVTGNFYDPETVITQDSLADYPEDPPETSVDKSIVWLASIFLAVCALLFAHYNRSLTLPFLKGFQKPLAVEQPEKSEQITEIPSSQNAKYGFPEVEDLNDEEVLNDDEVDINKVIEQEKNANKTPEQQ; translated from the coding sequence GTGTCTATTTCTAAACCCTTAACATTTGAATGTGGTCGCTGTGGAAGTATGTATGGTATTTCTCATGAAGACCTTGGCCAGGCTGGAGCCAAAATAACATGTCCAAAATGCTATGCGTTTTTTTATCTCAAACCTTCTCGAGATGACATCAAACCTCCCATTATTGAAAAAATTGCTAGTCGTGATGGTGAATATCAAGGTTCTTCTCCTCCCCCTATTCCTGGAGAGAAAACAACAGAAAAAATACTCAGTGAAGCCATTGAAGCTTTAAGCTACCCTGCTATAAAAGATGAACAAGCTGTTTATCCGGTTTCAAATGATTCAGCTGAACATAAAAAAATTGAAGACTCGTCAAATGAGCCTGATTCAGATGACCCCACGAATTCATTAATTCAGCACCATATCCCTAACTCAGAAGATGCTTTAGAACCCTTAGCCACCGCAGATGCTGAATCGAACAATTTGGTAGAAGAATTATGGCACAAAGATTCCATGATTGAGCAAGAAATTCATAAATTGCCTGACTCTCCTAACACCGCTGAACAGTCTGCATTAAATTTTGGTCTTGAAGAAGTGACGGGTAATTTTTATGACCCAGAAACTGTCATAACGCAGGACTCATTAGCTGACTATCCTGAAGACCCACCTGAAACGTCTGTTGATAAATCCATTGTATGGCTGGCTTCAATCTTTTTGGCCGTGTGCGCGTTACTTTTTGCTCACTACAACAGAAGCCTTACATTACCCTTTTTAAAAGGTTTTCAAAAACCTCTAGCTGTAGAACAACCTGAAAAGTCTGAGCAAATCACCGAGATTCCTTCAAGTCAAAACGCTAAATATGGTTTTCCTGAAGTTGAAGATCTCAATGATGAAGAAGTTCTTAATGATGATGAGGTTGATATCAATAAAGTTATAGAACAGGAAAAAAACGCCAATAAAACCCCTGAGCAACAATAA